The following coding sequences are from one Mesorhizobium onobrychidis window:
- a CDS encoding Eco57I restriction-modification methylase domain-containing protein: MDGKLRAPLQLSLAGLSQLEPAVRALANAEAEDRGAIFTRREVVDFILDLVGYTVDQPLHQQSLLEPSFGEGDFLLAVVKRVFESLRASGTKTNAVLALKDAVRGVELNPATFERTFSRVVEAMVEEGLSEREARALAGVWLRSGDFLLTEWAERFTYVVGNPPYVRQELIPTILIAEYRRRFSSVFDRADLYVPFLEHGLSLLRQGGRLGFICADRWMKNRYGAPLRRLVADHYQLLAYVDMVDTLAFHSDVVAYPAIFVLGNERTSTTRVAHRPSLDPNSLSRLAEAMRDGVANNAVTEVGGVVQGDEPWILDAPDQLAVVRRLEADFPPLEETGCRVGIGVATGADKVFIGKFDELDVEASRKLPLAMSRDISSGVVKWRGYGVLNPFEDNGRLAALKDYPKFARYLEEHGAAIKQRHVSKKNPSSWYRTIDRIYRSLTYKPKLLFPDIKGEANVVYEEGRLYPHHNLYVLTSDEWELRALQAVMLSSIARLFVATYTTKMRGGYLRFQAQYVRRIRLPRWETVPERQRQELAAAASAGDHERCNAAVARLYKLTAAERVALGMEG; this comes from the coding sequence GTGGACGGTAAATTGCGTGCTCCCCTACAGCTAAGTCTGGCAGGGCTGTCCCAGCTTGAACCAGCAGTGCGTGCCCTGGCCAATGCGGAAGCGGAGGACCGTGGCGCAATATTCACGCGGCGGGAGGTTGTCGACTTCATTCTTGACTTAGTCGGCTACACGGTCGACCAACCGCTGCACCAGCAGAGCCTGTTAGAACCGTCATTTGGCGAGGGCGATTTTCTGCTTGCGGTCGTCAAGCGCGTTTTTGAGTCCTTGCGGGCCAGCGGAACCAAAACCAACGCCGTGCTGGCACTTAAGGATGCCGTCCGTGGTGTTGAGCTCAACCCGGCGACGTTCGAGCGGACCTTTTCCCGTGTTGTGGAAGCCATGGTCGAGGAGGGCCTCAGTGAGCGCGAAGCGCGCGCGCTAGCGGGAGTGTGGCTTCGCTCAGGTGATTTCCTGCTCACTGAATGGGCCGAGCGGTTCACCTACGTGGTCGGCAATCCGCCATATGTCCGCCAAGAGCTCATTCCGACCATCTTGATTGCCGAATACCGGCGTCGGTTTTCAAGTGTTTTCGATCGCGCAGACCTTTACGTGCCCTTTCTGGAACATGGGTTGTCCCTGTTGCGCCAAGGCGGCCGGCTAGGATTTATCTGTGCAGATCGGTGGATGAAGAACCGTTATGGCGCGCCGTTACGGCGCTTGGTCGCCGACCACTATCAGCTCCTCGCCTACGTCGACATGGTCGACACTCTCGCCTTTCACAGCGATGTGGTGGCCTATCCGGCGATATTCGTTCTCGGTAACGAGCGGACGTCCACAACGCGGGTCGCCCATCGGCCGAGTCTTGATCCTAACAGCCTCAGTAGACTTGCAGAGGCAATGCGGGATGGTGTGGCCAACAATGCAGTCACGGAGGTGGGTGGCGTTGTTCAGGGCGACGAGCCGTGGATCCTGGACGCGCCGGACCAACTTGCCGTGGTGCGCCGCCTGGAGGCCGATTTTCCTCCTTTAGAAGAGACCGGATGTCGGGTCGGGATTGGCGTGGCCACAGGCGCGGATAAGGTCTTTATCGGAAAATTCGACGAACTCGATGTTGAAGCCAGCCGTAAACTGCCTCTGGCCATGAGCCGCGATATTTCAAGCGGCGTGGTCAAATGGCGAGGCTATGGCGTCCTCAACCCGTTCGAGGATAACGGCCGCCTTGCCGCATTGAAGGACTATCCCAAGTTTGCCCGCTACCTAGAGGAGCACGGAGCGGCAATCAAACAGCGGCACGTGTCGAAGAAAAACCCCAGCAGCTGGTATCGCACCATCGACCGGATTTACCGGTCGCTCACCTACAAGCCGAAGCTCCTGTTTCCCGATATCAAGGGTGAGGCAAATGTCGTCTATGAGGAGGGGCGGCTTTACCCCCACCATAATTTGTATGTGCTGACTTCCGATGAGTGGGAATTGCGGGCACTCCAGGCCGTCATGCTCTCGAGCATCGCCCGGCTTTTTGTGGCGACCTACACCACGAAGATGCGAGGCGGCTATTTGAGGTTTCAGGCGCAATACGTACGCCGCATCCGGCTACCGCGTTGGGAAACAGTACCCGAGAGACAGAGACAAGAATTGGCGGCGGCGGCGAGCGCCGGTGACCATGAGCGGTGCAATGCGGCCGTTGCCCGCCTTTACAAGCTCACGGCTGCCGAACGCGTCGCATTGGGAATGGAAGGGTAG
- a CDS encoding PaeR7I family type II restriction endonuclease: MGLNLVSYEDKAREAIKLFWGNRHAAVAKQKLAGKVDAGERAGVTAGKNMDGFFALIVDLVEKNGLKDAEIHLMRRVLTLPGYFRPTKLWDILIISKGHLVAALEFKSQVGPSFGNNFNNRAEESIGTAVDLWTAYRESAFGEDVPRPFVGWLMLLEDCAESRIAVRDKSPHFPVLKDLQCASYAERYNNLCRKLMLERLYSAATIIVSPRDAHDTGAYSELSDTTSLNNFVASFAGHIAAEAARK; the protein is encoded by the coding sequence GTGGGGCTGAATCTTGTTAGTTATGAGGATAAGGCGCGGGAAGCCATCAAGCTGTTTTGGGGAAATCGGCACGCCGCCGTCGCGAAACAGAAGCTTGCAGGCAAGGTCGATGCCGGGGAGCGGGCCGGCGTTACCGCAGGCAAGAACATGGACGGCTTTTTCGCCCTAATCGTTGACCTGGTTGAAAAGAACGGGCTGAAAGACGCCGAGATTCATCTGATGCGCCGCGTCTTGACGTTGCCCGGCTATTTCCGACCGACCAAGCTTTGGGACATTTTGATCATCAGCAAGGGACATCTGGTCGCGGCCTTAGAGTTCAAGTCCCAGGTGGGTCCAAGCTTCGGCAACAATTTCAATAACCGCGCTGAAGAATCGATCGGAACGGCTGTCGACCTCTGGACTGCCTACCGAGAGAGCGCGTTTGGAGAGGATGTTCCGCGTCCGTTTGTGGGCTGGCTTATGCTTCTTGAAGACTGCGCGGAATCCCGTATCGCCGTCAGGGACAAGTCACCTCACTTCCCAGTGCTGAAAGATCTTCAGTGCGCGTCCTATGCCGAGCGATACAACAACCTTTGCCGCAAGCTCATGCTGGAACGTCTGTATTCGGCGGCTACGATTATCGTCTCCCCGCGCGATGCCCATGATACGGGCGCCTACAGCGAACTTTCGGACACAACAAGCCTGAACAACTTCGTGGCTAGCTTTGCCGGCCATATAGCAGCAGAGGCCGCACGCAAATGA